One genomic window of Syngnathoides biaculeatus isolate LvHL_M chromosome 13, ASM1980259v1, whole genome shotgun sequence includes the following:
- the tmem53 gene encoding transmembrane protein 53: MENDEIDYNIVFPDEDTSETHWRGTKEPVVILLGWAGCKDKHLTKYSAIYNKQGCVTIRYTAPLKTVFISESFGYQELRSTALKLLEILDDYEVEHSPIFFHVFSNGGFMLYRYVVELLHKDKRFSSLFVIGAIVDSAPGSGNVLGAVRALAATLGPKINLIFKSVLLALFAVTVFLLRIVLYPLTKYVHKNHYDAVQERPPAWPHFFLYSRADQVIRQRDVRLFAGTLERKGVPVDTYDFVSSVHVSHLREYPEQYTRKCCNFLIACMKDIDGTHIRHRLRVQDQ, encoded by the exons ATGGAAAATGATGAAATCGACTACAATATTGTGTTTCCAGATGAAGACACCTCCG AGACACACTGGCGGGGAACAAAAGAGCCTGTTGTGATATTGTTGGGATGGGCAGGCTGCAAGGACAAACACCTCACCAAGTACAGCGCCATCTACAACAAACAG GGATGTGTCACTATCCGTTACACAGCTCCTCTGAAGACGGTGTTTATTTCAGAGTCATTTGGATATCAAGAACTTAGAAGTACAGCCCTCAAATTGCTGGAAATCCTCGATGACTATGAGGTGGAGCACAGTCCAATTTTCTTCCACGTGTTCAGTAACGGCGGCTTCATGCTATACAGATATGTCGTCGAGCTATTGCACAAGGACAAGCGGTTTAGTTCCCTGTTTGTAATCGGCGCCATTGTGGACAGCGCCCCTGGTAGCGGGAACGTCCTCGGGGCAGTGCGGGCATTGGCAGCCACTTTGGGGCCCAAAATAAACCTTATTTTCAAGTCCGTCCTGCTAGCACTGTTTGCCGTGACTGTTTTCCTGTTACGAATTGTGCTGTACCCCTTAACCAAGTATGTGCACAAGAACCACTACGACGCAGTGCAAGAGAGGCCACCCGCTTGGCCTCATTTCTTCCTCTACTCTCGTGCGGATCAGGTCATCAGGCAGAGAGACGTCAGGCTCTTTGCAGGCACCCTCGAACGTAAAGGTGTCCCTGTGGACACTTACGATTTTGTCTCCAGCGTCCACGTGAGTCATCTCCGGGAATATCCGGAGCAGTATACACGCAAGTGCTGCAATTTCCTGATTGCTTGTATGAAAGACATAGATGGGACGCACATAAGACACCGACTCCGGGTTCAGGATCAGTGA